In Blastopirellula sediminis, the following proteins share a genomic window:
- a CDS encoding DUF2752 domain-containing protein produces the protein MSDSVEAIDAIPLEQYELVESPERASLTFHWVMLAMSSAVLIASFALNFQAGETVYLPFSEFAVPPSCGMKLFWGVDCPGCGLTRSFILLAHGDLAGSLAYNPSGILLFAVVLFQVPYRIGQLWRIRQGLPTWNLGTASAVGFSAIFAVMLIQWVVKLL, from the coding sequence GTGAGCGATTCCGTAGAAGCGATCGACGCGATTCCGCTGGAGCAGTATGAACTCGTCGAGTCTCCCGAGCGTGCGTCCCTCACCTTTCACTGGGTGATGCTCGCGATGTCGTCGGCAGTGTTGATCGCTTCGTTCGCACTCAACTTTCAAGCCGGCGAAACGGTCTATCTACCCTTCAGCGAGTTCGCCGTTCCGCCCAGCTGCGGCATGAAGCTCTTCTGGGGCGTCGATTGCCCCGGCTGCGGCCTGACCCGCAGCTTTATTCTCCTCGCCCATGGCGACTTGGCAGGCTCACTCGCCTACAACCCCTCCGGCATCCTGCTGTTTGCGGTGGTTCTGTTCCAAGTGCCGTATCGCATCGGCCAGCTCTGGCGAATTCGTCAGGGGCTTCCCACCTGGAACCTGGGGACTGCGTCCGCAGTTGGCTTCTCGGCAATCTTCGCCGTGATGCTGATTCAGTGGGTTGTGAAGCTGCTCTAG
- a CDS encoding APC family permease, whose translation MSDRRAFGLWTLTFLVVANMIGAGVFTTSGFTLASVGSPGWVVAAWIVGGFIAIMGAISYGQLSRVMPESGGEYLFLSQALHPAAGFVGGWISLIAGFTGAIAYAAITLEKYVTHSIPLPLLDGSIAIVTVGVCGLLHGLGARLGAGLQNVVVLLKLALLGLFLFLALTSDIDWQGAPLPAAEPLTGWGLALALGNSLVWIALSYLGFNAAVYVASEAKSAGDVPKSLLIGTLIVTLLYVLLNAVFVYAPEPSAIVGKPEVAAIAAEAIGGEPLSQLVSATIVIALFTSVMSMIMAAPRVYAKMADDGFLHHSFRAQESAPQTAIALQSVLAIGMILFYSRLESLLGYLGLTLSLCAALTVFCALLPSVRPGPLVSLHSLPPVLYLIGTLVSAVLMSINQPWALLPVAITFGVGGAAYWAIRSRTEPAIEGPPSP comes from the coding sequence ATGAGCGATCGCCGGGCGTTCGGCCTCTGGACTCTGACGTTTCTGGTGGTCGCCAACATGATTGGCGCCGGCGTCTTCACGACGTCGGGCTTTACGCTCGCCAGCGTCGGATCTCCCGGCTGGGTCGTTGCGGCGTGGATCGTCGGCGGCTTTATCGCGATCATGGGAGCGATCAGCTACGGACAGCTGAGTCGCGTCATGCCGGAATCGGGCGGCGAGTATCTCTTCCTCTCGCAAGCGCTCCATCCCGCCGCCGGTTTTGTCGGCGGGTGGATTTCGCTGATCGCCGGCTTCACCGGCGCGATCGCCTACGCGGCGATCACGCTCGAGAAGTACGTCACCCACAGCATTCCCCTTCCGCTGCTCGACGGCTCGATTGCGATCGTCACCGTCGGCGTCTGCGGTTTGTTGCATGGCTTGGGGGCGCGACTTGGCGCCGGTCTGCAGAACGTAGTGGTGCTGCTTAAACTGGCGCTGCTCGGTCTCTTCCTGTTCCTGGCCCTCACATCGGACATCGACTGGCAAGGAGCGCCCCTTCCGGCAGCCGAACCGCTGACCGGCTGGGGTTTAGCGCTGGCGCTGGGCAACTCGCTGGTCTGGATCGCGCTTAGCTATCTGGGCTTCAACGCCGCCGTGTATGTCGCCAGCGAAGCGAAGAGCGCCGGCGACGTGCCGAAGTCGCTGCTGATCGGCACGCTGATCGTCACGCTCCTCTACGTCCTGTTGAACGCCGTCTTCGTCTACGCTCCAGAGCCGTCGGCGATCGTCGGCAAGCCGGAAGTCGCCGCGATCGCGGCCGAAGCGATCGGCGGCGAACCGTTGTCGCAACTGGTCAGCGCTACGATCGTGATCGCCCTCTTCACCTCCGTGATGAGCATGATCATGGCCGCGCCCCGGGTGTATGCGAAAATGGCGGACGATGGGTTTTTGCATCATTCGTTCCGCGCCCAAGAGTCGGCCCCGCAAACGGCGATCGCGCTGCAAAGCGTCCTGGCGATTGGAATGATTTTGTTTTATTCGCGGCTCGAGTCGCTGCTCGGCTATTTGGGGCTGACCCTCTCGCTCTGCGCCGCGTTGACCGTGTTCTGCGCGCTGCTGCCGTCGGTTCGCCCCGGGCCGCTGGTTAGTCTCCACAGCCTTCCCCCGGTACTATATTTGATCGGCACCCTCGTTTCGGCGGTGCTGATGTCGATCAATCAGCCGTGGGCTTTACTGCCGGTGGCGATCACGTTTGGGGTCGGTGGCGCCGCCTATTGGGCGATTCGCAGCCGAACCGAACCAGCGATCGAGGGTCCTCCGTCACCATGA
- a CDS encoding platelet-activating factor acetylhydrolase IB subunit has translation MLRIWMIGLLASFALVTVSRAEDAVKEPTAVTSESRNDQKWWKDRHEQKLAAAKAADKIDLLMIGDSITHGWEGKGKEVFEEFYGKRNAHNIGYGGDRTEHVLWRFEHGELDNMHPKLAILMIGTNNTGHRKDPSENTAAGIKKIVAKLREKLPETKVLVLAIFPRSANKTDEMRKINDGTNEIIKDLADDKMVFFLNINDKFLTEDGTLAKEVMPDLLHPHEKGYRIWAEAVEPTVAKLMGEQQ, from the coding sequence ATGCTGCGTATCTGGATGATTGGCTTGCTAGCCTCCTTCGCTCTCGTTACCGTTTCGCGCGCCGAAGACGCCGTGAAAGAACCGACGGCCGTGACCTCGGAATCGCGCAACGACCAGAAGTGGTGGAAAGATCGCCACGAACAAAAGCTGGCCGCCGCCAAAGCCGCCGACAAGATTGACCTGCTGATGATCGGCGACTCGATCACCCACGGCTGGGAAGGGAAGGGGAAGGAAGTTTTTGAAGAGTTCTACGGCAAGCGCAACGCCCACAACATCGGCTACGGCGGCGACCGCACCGAACATGTGCTGTGGCGTTTTGAACATGGCGAACTCGACAACATGCATCCGAAGCTCGCGATCCTGATGATCGGCACCAACAACACCGGTCATCGCAAAGACCCGTCGGAAAACACCGCCGCCGGCATCAAGAAGATCGTCGCCAAGCTGCGTGAGAAGCTGCCGGAAACGAAGGTCCTGGTCCTGGCCATCTTCCCCCGCAGCGCCAACAAGACTGACGAGATGCGTAAAATCAACGACGGCACTAATGAGATCATCAAAGATCTGGCCGACGACAAGATGGTCTTCTTCTTGAACATCAACGACAAGTTCCTGACCGAAGACGGTACGCTGGCCAAAGAAGTGATGCCCGACCTGCTGCACCCGCACGAAAAAGGCTATCGCATCTGGGCCGAAGCGGTCGAACCGACCGTCGCCAAACTGATGGGCGAACAGCAGTAA
- a CDS encoding tetratricopeptide repeat protein — MSRPVSLAAANEDPSRDRIDQLIQQLGHKNFAIRERAQNELSAIGVAAFDQVYEAMNHRDLEIARRAQYLARSLNVNWAREDYSPEVRAFLTRYSKQNEDQRSSLIGQLGELTSMDAISALSRISRLEISERLSKEAALVIALNQGIGLSPDSIQQLKETINEEIGNSERTGPVWLRLYEKSLDDPAPAIDARQTLIEQELQTFAGRPERTTRHIVQDLLRWQVEQQRKLGRDDDSLETMRQVIRISQPSSSELIDITTWLLNQRGPQIVEELAAHYADPEQKEKEGVVTGQFVDDANLLYLLAEAKLVQSKIDEATAVADQAHHMNDALVDNVFLTAAALHNRGLIRWAEREYRRVIEKEGALSPRYSAWPTRQLGEMLSDRKRYADAAAIYKPLIDIYDAETKRGKTSDEAEGDRSRYHYFLARAAEQKGDVELAKTELIKANERDPFEVDVLIMMHRISKDSKWLESTRPKIEDARAEFKKTVEDFQKHWDFFKRNGRGVEFLGSDLRTYTRELNQYAWLVGNTYGDLDHAIEASLLSLELAPGEGAYLDTLAHCYYANKDYAKAVECQTEAVEQMPHYTEIREKYNKFADAYEKNVGPLVRWQPPVDPESFFPDEKEKGDK, encoded by the coding sequence GTGTCGCGGCCCGTTTCGTTGGCTGCGGCCAATGAAGACCCGTCGCGCGATCGGATCGATCAGCTGATCCAACAGTTAGGGCATAAGAATTTCGCGATTCGCGAACGGGCCCAAAACGAACTGTCGGCGATCGGCGTCGCCGCGTTTGACCAGGTCTACGAAGCGATGAACCATCGCGATCTCGAGATCGCTCGCCGTGCGCAGTACCTCGCTCGCAGCTTGAACGTCAACTGGGCCCGCGAAGATTACAGCCCGGAAGTCCGCGCCTTCCTGACCCGCTACAGCAAACAGAACGAAGACCAGCGGAGCAGCCTGATCGGTCAACTGGGCGAGCTCACTTCGATGGATGCGATCTCGGCTCTGTCGCGGATCAGCCGTTTGGAAATCTCGGAGCGTCTCTCGAAAGAAGCGGCCCTCGTCATCGCGTTGAATCAAGGGATTGGGCTCTCTCCTGATTCGATCCAGCAACTGAAGGAAACGATCAACGAAGAGATCGGCAACAGCGAGCGAACCGGTCCGGTCTGGTTGCGACTGTACGAGAAGAGCCTCGACGATCCGGCGCCGGCTATCGATGCGCGCCAAACGCTGATCGAACAAGAGCTGCAAACGTTCGCCGGTCGTCCCGAACGGACGACGCGGCATATCGTGCAGGACCTGTTGCGCTGGCAAGTCGAACAGCAGCGCAAACTGGGTCGCGATGACGACTCGCTCGAAACGATGCGGCAAGTGATTCGCATCAGCCAACCCTCCAGCTCGGAATTGATCGACATCACCACATGGCTCCTCAATCAGCGCGGTCCGCAGATTGTGGAAGAGCTGGCCGCTCACTACGCCGATCCAGAGCAAAAAGAAAAAGAGGGAGTCGTGACCGGGCAATTCGTCGATGACGCAAACCTCCTCTACCTATTGGCCGAAGCGAAACTGGTCCAAAGCAAAATCGACGAAGCGACCGCCGTCGCCGATCAGGCGCATCACATGAACGACGCCCTGGTCGACAACGTCTTTCTGACAGCAGCCGCGCTCCACAATCGGGGGCTGATCCGCTGGGCCGAGCGCGAATATCGCCGCGTGATCGAGAAAGAAGGCGCCCTCAGCCCGCGCTATAGCGCCTGGCCGACGCGTCAGCTGGGCGAAATGCTTTCGGATCGCAAACGCTACGCCGACGCCGCCGCAATCTACAAGCCGCTGATCGATATCTACGATGCCGAAACGAAACGAGGCAAGACCTCGGACGAAGCGGAAGGAGATCGTTCGCGCTACCACTACTTCCTGGCTCGCGCCGCCGAACAGAAGGGCGACGTCGAGTTGGCCAAAACGGAACTGATCAAAGCGAACGAACGGGACCCGTTTGAAGTCGACGTGCTGATCATGATGCACCGGATTTCCAAGGATTCGAAATGGCTCGAATCGACTCGCCCGAAAATCGAAGACGCGCGGGCCGAGTTCAAGAAGACGGTCGAAGACTTCCAGAAGCATTGGGACTTCTTCAAGCGGAACGGCCGCGGCGTCGAATTTCTCGGCAGCGACCTTCGCACCTACACGCGTGAGCTGAACCAATACGCCTGGCTGGTCGGCAACACTTACGGCGATCTCGATCACGCGATCGAAGCGAGCCTGTTGTCGCTGGAACTCGCCCCCGGCGAAGGCGCCTATCTCGACACCTTGGCTCACTGCTACTACGCGAACAAGGACTACGCCAAAGCGGTCGAATGCCAGACCGAAGCGGTGGAGCAGATGCCCCACTACACGGAAATCCGCGAGAAGTACAACAAGTTCGCCGACGCCTACGAAAAGAACGTCGGCCCGCTCGTCCGCTGGCAGCCGCCGGTCGATCCCGAATCGTTCTTCCCGGACGAAAAAGAGAAGGGCGACAAGTGA
- a CDS encoding class I SAM-dependent methyltransferase, with protein MYRSLVLYATILLGMVAAANAVAQEKAPAVEQSVKPGVNANFLDESLDVNAWIERFEVESREVYHAREEVLKAAGIKPGMRIADVGAGSGFYTRLFARAVGPTGWVYAVDISPKFLQHVSSSNAELGLNNITCVLGGERSIQLPADSVDLVFICDTYHHFEYPQSTLASIHQALRSDGTLVVIDFERIPGESRDWTLDHVRAGKETFRQEIEQAGFTLAEEPKIESFKENYFLRFRKKSAE; from the coding sequence ATGTATCGTTCTCTAGTTTTGTACGCGACCATCCTGCTTGGGATGGTCGCCGCCGCGAACGCCGTCGCCCAAGAGAAGGCCCCGGCCGTAGAGCAAAGCGTCAAACCTGGCGTCAACGCCAACTTTCTGGATGAGTCGCTCGACGTTAACGCGTGGATTGAGCGGTTCGAAGTCGAAAGCCGCGAGGTTTACCATGCCCGCGAAGAAGTGTTAAAAGCGGCCGGCATCAAACCAGGCATGCGGATCGCCGACGTCGGCGCCGGCTCCGGTTTTTACACCCGTCTGTTCGCCCGCGCCGTCGGTCCGACCGGTTGGGTCTACGCCGTCGACATCTCTCCGAAGTTCCTGCAGCACGTCAGCAGCAGCAACGCGGAGTTGGGCCTGAACAACATTACCTGCGTTCTCGGCGGCGAGCGTTCGATTCAGCTTCCGGCCGACTCGGTCGACCTCGTCTTCATCTGCGATACCTACCATCACTTTGAGTATCCGCAGTCGACCCTCGCTTCGATCCATCAAGCGCTTCGCTCGGACGGGACGCTGGTGGTGATCGATTTTGAGCGGATTCCTGGCGAGTCGCGAGACTGGACGCTCGATCACGTCCGCGCCGGCAAGGAGACCTTCCGCCAAGAGATCGAGCAAGCCGGCTTCACGCTGGCGGAAGAGCCGAAGATCGAGTCGTTCAAGGAAAACTACTTCCTGCGGTTCCGGAAAAAGTCGGCCGAATGA